From a single Streptomyces rubradiris genomic region:
- the fabF gene encoding beta-ketoacyl-ACP synthase II, whose product MSPTNRTVVVTGIGATTPLGGDAASTWEALVAGTSGVRLLEQEWAADMPVRIAAQIAVEPGEIIPRPQARKLDRSAQFALIAAQQAWKDAGFTAKAGVDSSVNPDRLGAVIASGIGGVTTLLDQYDVLKEKGVRRVSPHTVPMLMPNSPAANVGIELGARAGVHTPVSACASGAEAIGYAIEMIRTGRADVVVAGGTEAAIHPLPIAAFGNMMAMSKNNDDPQGASRPYDAGRDGFVLGEGAGVIVLESEEHAKARGARIYAEAVGQGISADAHHITQPEPSGNGIAHALQNLLDNTDLKPAEIVHVNAHATSTPQGDVAEIKALRKVFGDDVDHMAISATKSMTGHLLGGAGGVETVASILALVKRTAPPTINLDNLDPEVNADIVNGEARALPEGRIAALNDSFGFGGHNVVLAFRTV is encoded by the coding sequence GTGAGCCCGACCAATCGCACCGTGGTCGTCACCGGTATCGGCGCAACCACACCGCTGGGTGGCGACGCAGCCTCGACCTGGGAGGCCCTGGTCGCCGGCACGTCCGGTGTCAGACTGCTGGAGCAGGAGTGGGCGGCGGACATGCCGGTCCGCATCGCCGCGCAGATCGCCGTGGAGCCGGGCGAGATCATCCCCCGGCCGCAGGCCCGCAAGCTGGACCGGTCCGCGCAGTTCGCGCTGATCGCCGCTCAGCAGGCATGGAAGGACGCCGGTTTCACCGCCAAGGCCGGGGTGGACTCCTCCGTGAACCCCGACCGTCTCGGAGCGGTCATCGCCTCCGGCATCGGCGGCGTGACGACCTTGCTGGACCAGTACGACGTACTCAAGGAGAAGGGCGTACGCCGCGTCTCCCCGCACACCGTGCCGATGCTGATGCCCAACTCCCCGGCGGCCAACGTCGGGATCGAGCTGGGTGCCCGCGCCGGTGTGCACACCCCCGTCTCGGCCTGCGCCTCGGGCGCGGAGGCCATCGGGTACGCGATCGAGATGATCCGCACCGGGCGTGCGGACGTGGTCGTGGCCGGTGGTACCGAGGCCGCCATCCACCCGCTGCCGATCGCCGCGTTCGGCAACATGATGGCGATGTCCAAGAACAACGACGACCCGCAGGGCGCCTCGCGTCCCTACGACGCCGGCCGCGACGGCTTCGTGCTCGGCGAGGGCGCCGGTGTGATCGTCCTGGAGTCCGAGGAGCACGCGAAGGCCCGCGGTGCCCGGATCTACGCCGAGGCGGTCGGACAGGGCATCTCCGCCGACGCCCACCACATCACGCAGCCGGAGCCGTCCGGCAACGGGATCGCGCACGCGCTGCAGAACCTGCTGGACAACACCGACCTGAAGCCGGCCGAGATCGTGCACGTCAACGCGCACGCCACGTCCACGCCGCAGGGCGACGTGGCCGAGATCAAGGCGCTGCGGAAGGTGTTCGGCGACGACGTCGACCACATGGCGATCTCCGCGACCAAGTCGATGACCGGTCATCTGCTCGGCGGCGCGGGCGGTGTGGAGACCGTCGCGTCGATCCTGGCGCTGGTGAAGCGCACGGCGCCGCCGACGATCAACCTGGACAACCTGGACCCCGAGGTCAACGCGGACATCGTGAACGGTGAGGCGCGGGCGCTGCCGGAGGGCCGGATCGCCGCGCTGAACGACTCGTTCGGGTTCGGCGGGCACAACGTGGTGCTGGCGTTCCGTACGGTCTGA